The Gordonia mangrovi genome includes the window TGTGCGGCGGCCAGCGCACCCTCGGCGTGGATGGTGTCGGTCAGCCGCCGCAGACCGGGCATCGCCTCGTCGCGCAGCCAGATCTGATGGCGGTCGGTGCGGCCCTCGGGCGCGACGGCGCAGTAGGCGACGGTACTCATCGCCACGCCGCCGGCCGCGACCTCCCGGTGGAACTCGATGAGGTCGTCGGTCACCAGCGCATCCGGTGTCGCGCCTTCGAAGGTGGCGCATTTGATGAGACGGTTGCGCAGCGTGAGTGGTCCGAGGCGGGCCGGGCTGAAGGGGTCGGGTGTGCTCATCAGGACTTCTCGGGCGCCGGGGCGCTACGGGCGGGTGTCGACAGGCCGGCGACCACGAAGTCGCGCAGCGCGGCCGTGGCGGTCGGCGACGGTGGTGAGTCACCGGCACACTGGTCCAGGATCAGGCCGAAAGCCAGTCCCCACCGTCGGCGCGCATCGTCGACGTCGAGGCCTTCGACGATCTGCGCAAGCACCTGCGACCACTGATCGAGTCGAAACCACGGCCGTGTCCACTCCGCGTCGGGGTGTGCGGCGACGAACCGGGCCAGCAGGCGCAGGTGCAGCTGACCGACCGGCTCGGAACCGATGGTGGCGAACGGCTCCAGGATCAGGTCGACGAGGTCGACGACCTGCGCGGAGGCGGGGTCGAACCGGTTGAGCAGGTCGGCCCATCGCGGCTCCATCCGGTCCTCGAGGAGTGCCACCACCAGCGCATCCTTGGAACCGAAGTGATAGTGCACGGCCGCCGGATTGGCCCCGGCCGCCGCGCAGATCGCGCGGGCCGATACCTGCTCGTACCCGTCGGTGAGCAGGAGGGATTCGGCGGCGGTCAGCAGGGCGGTGCGGGTCGTCGAGCTGCGGGTCGGTGCGGGCATGACCTCGATGCAAGCACAGTCCCATCAGTGATTCAATCACTGATGGAAATCAGTGGCGTAACGAATCGCCGGGAACGGAGCGGGTCGTCTTCGGTGGCGCGGGTGGCGCGGGCCGCCGACGACTCGCGTGGTCCGAGTGGGACCTGCGTGATCGACTTCGACCCGCGCGACCGGTGAAGTTACCGGCGAGTACGGGGACACGCTGCGGTCCCGACATGGCCCGACGTAGGCTGACAGGCGTGGCTGAACACTTTCAAACAGTTGTACTAGGTGCAGGTCCAGGTGGGTACGTGGCCGCGATCCGGTCCGCCCAGCTGGGCATGAAAACCGCCGTCATCGAAGAGAAGTATTGGGGCGGTGTCTGTCTGAACGTTGGATGTATCCCATCCAAGGCGTTGCTGCGCAACGCCGAGCTGGCGCACATCTTCAACCATCAGGCGAAGACGTTCGGCATGTCCGGCGACGTCTCGTTCGACTTCGGGGCGGCGTTCGACCGCAGCCGAAAGGTGTCGGAGGGGATCGTCAAGGGCGTCCACTTCCTGATGAAGAAGAACAAGATCACCGAGATCGACGGATACGGCAAGTTCACCGACGCGAAGACCATCGTCGTGGGTGACCGCGAGATCACCTTCGACAACGTCATCATCAACACCGGCTCCACCGTGAAGTTGCTGCCCGGTGTGCAGCTCAGTGACAACGTGGTCACCTACGAAGATCAGATCCTCACGCGCGAGCTGCCGAAGTCGATCGTCATCGTCGGCGCCGGCGCCATCGGCATGGAGTTCGGCTACGTGCTCGCCAACTACGGCGTCGATGTCACCATCGTCGAGTTCCTCGACCGGGTGCTGCCCAACGAGGATGCCGACGCATCCAAGGCCATCGCCAAGGAATACAAGAAGCTCGGCGTCAAGGTGCTGACCTCCACCAAGGTGCAGTCGGTGAAGGACAACGGCGACTCCGTCACCGTCACCTACAAGGACGCGAAGGACAAGGATGGCGAGATCACCGTCGACAAGGTCCTCATGTCCGTCGGCTTCGCCCCACGCGTGGAGGGCTTCGGCCTGAAGAACACCGGAGTGGAACTGACCGACCGCGGCGCCATCGCGATCGACGACTTCATGCGCACCAACGTCGACGGCATCTATGCCATCGGTGACGTCACCGCCAAGCTGATGCTCGCGCACGTCGCCGAGGCGCAGGGTGTGGTGGCCGCCGAGGTGATGGCCGGGGCGGAGACGATGACGCTGGGTGACTACCGATTCATGCCGCGCGCCACCTTCTGCCAGCCGCAGGTCGCGTCCTTCGGGCTCACCGAGGCGCAGGCCAAGGACGAGGGCTACAACGTCAAGGCGACCACGTTCCCGTTCAGCGCCAACGGCAAGGCCCAGGGCCTGGGCGAGACAGCAGGGTTCGCCAAGCTGCTCACCAACGCCGACACCGACGAGTTGCTCGGTGGACACCTGGTGGGCGACAACGTCTCCGAGATGCTCCCGGAGATGACCCTCGCGCACAAGTGGGACCTCACCGCCAAGGAACTCGCCCGCAACGTGCACACCCACCCGACCTTGTCGGAGGCGATGCAGGAGACGTTCCATGGGGCCTTGGGGCACATGATCAACCTGTAGGCGGTTTCGGGCCGCCTCCTCCATGTCGAGAGAACCCGGATTTTCACCGAGAGAACCCAGAGTTGTGCCGAGAGCATCCGTTTCGCGGCGCGGCTGGGTTCTCTCGGTGAAAATCCGGGTTCTCTCGACTGTCGTGGGCGCGTCGGGTGCGCGGGGTGCGACCGTCGTGCTGGGCACGATCGGTGGGTGAGGTCACCCGCGAGTGGGTACCCGGGTACCCACTCGACATCCGTGCGACGGTCGGTATCCATCGCCGTGGGTTCGGAGATCCGTCGTTCACCTACGGCCGTGACGGCTCGGTGTGGTGGGCGGTGTCCACCCCCGACGGTCCGGGCACGCTGACGCTGCGTTCCGACGGTACGACCATCACCGGCCGTGCGTGGGGTTCGGGTGCGGCATGGCTGCTCGAGCAGATGCCGGACTTCCTGGGCGCCCAGGACGATCCAGATGCTCTCGTGCCGCTCGACGATGTTGTGCGGGAACTCGTCCGACGCTCCGGCGGTTTGCGGATCGGTCGTACCGACCGGGTCTGGGCGGCGCTCGTGCCGGCGATCCTCGAACAGAAGGTGGTGGGCGCGGAGGCCTTTCGGGCATGGCGGTACCTCGTCCGCCGCTTCGGTGAGCCCGCACCGGGTCCGGTGCCGGACACCATGCGGGTGCCGCCGCCGCAGCGCGACTGGGCGCGCATTCCGAGTTGGGAGTGGCATCGCAGCGGCATCGAGCCGGTGCGGATGCGCACTATCCGCGATGCCACCGCGATGGACGTCGAACGCCACCACGACCGGCTGACCCTCCTGCGAGGCGTCGGTCGATGGACCGAGGCCGAGACGCGCTCACGAGCGGTCGGCGACCCCGACGTCGTCAACGTCGGCGACTACCACATCCCCAAGCTGGTGGGGCTGACCCTGATCGGCGAACCCGTCGACGACGACGGGATGCTGGAACTGCTCGAACCGTATGCCGGACAACGGCAAAGGATCATCCGAATGGTCGAACGGCACGGTGTGCGTCCCGAGCGGCGCGGCCCCCGGATGACGGTGCGTGACTACCGCGACTTGTGACCCGACCCTGCCTCCCTGTGCGGCGGGCGGGTGAGGCGGGTCAGGTCAGGACGGTTTGACGGCGAGGACGTACTGCCCCTGTCCGGTGATCGTCTGCTCCACGTGGTCGGCGCCGGCGGAGTCGAGTCGATCGACTATCTCGTGCTTTCCGAAGATCCGGTAGCCGGACATCTCGGCGATACTGCGAACTCCCGGCAGCGCCACGAGGTCGGTGGCAACCGACGTGAAGATCACCACCTCGCCGCCGGGTCGGGTGACGCGGACGAGTTCGTCGATCACCGGTAGCGGATCGGGGATGAGGTAGAGTGCGGCGAGGCAGGTGACGGTGTCGAAGGTGTTGTCGGGGAACGGCATCGCGTGGGCGTCGGCGCGGATGTAGCTGGTGCGGTCGGTGGTGTTGGTGCGCGCGGCCTGCTCGAGCATGCTGGGGGAGTAGTCGATGCCGATGCACCGGCCCTCGCCGGTCAGTCCCTCGGCGAACCTCCGGGTGTAGTTGCCCGGGCCGCAGGCGACGTCGAGCATCAGGCGCTCGCCGGGCCGGGACAGATAAGCGGTCAACGCCTTGTCGAAATCGGCGGTGCCCGAACCGCCGAGGCTGAACAGGCGGGTGAATGTGGGCCGCCAGAGTCGTTCGTAGACCTGCGAAAACAGGCGATTGTGCATCATCTGCTGTGCGATCGAACTCATGTCGCCCCCGGCGGCCGCTGTGGTCAGACTCTGGTGTCGCGCTGGACGCGCAATGTTCCGATGGTCGTGGCGAGCATGTCGTACTGCCCGACGAGCAGGACGAACGCGACGAGCTTCGCATCGTCGAGGTGTCGGCGCAGGGCCGCCCACGTCGGATCGGTGACGTCCTTATCCGACACCAGTTCGTCGGCCGCGCGCAGCAGCGTGCGTTCCCGGTCGCCCCACCCCTCGTCGGGGCCGGCCAGGATGCGGTCGAACTCGTCAGGTGTGATCCCGGCGCGTGCGCCCAACCACCGGTGATGATCGAGTTCGTAGTCGCACTGACGCAGGTGCGCGACG containing:
- a CDS encoding DNA-3-methyladenine glycosylase family protein; the protein is MGEVTREWVPGYPLDIRATVGIHRRGFGDPSFTYGRDGSVWWAVSTPDGPGTLTLRSDGTTITGRAWGSGAAWLLEQMPDFLGAQDDPDALVPLDDVVRELVRRSGGLRIGRTDRVWAALVPAILEQKVVGAEAFRAWRYLVRRFGEPAPGPVPDTMRVPPPQRDWARIPSWEWHRSGIEPVRMRTIRDATAMDVERHHDRLTLLRGVGRWTEAETRSRAVGDPDVVNVGDYHIPKLVGLTLIGEPVDDDGMLELLEPYAGQRQRIIRMVERHGVRPERRGPRMTVRDYRDL
- a CDS encoding carboxymuconolactone decarboxylase family protein; amino-acid sequence: MSTPRVAPGRFGDLGPINWLFARGAARVIGVDDARIFSTLGRAKGLFRGWLHFGARLMPFGLLSRKDSEMIIIRVAHLRQCDYELDHHRWLGARAGITPDEFDRILAGPDEGWGDRERTLLRAADELVSDKDVTDPTWAALRRHLDDAKLVAFVLLVGQYDMLATTIGTLRVQRDTRV
- a CDS encoding TetR/AcrR family transcriptional regulator gives rise to the protein MPAPTRSSTTRTALLTAAESLLLTDGYEQVSARAICAAAGANPAAVHYHFGSKDALVVALLEDRMEPRWADLLNRFDPASAQVVDLVDLILEPFATIGSEPVGQLHLRLLARFVAAHPDAEWTRPWFRLDQWSQVLAQIVEGLDVDDARRRWGLAFGLILDQCAGDSPPSPTATAALRDFVVAGLSTPARSAPAPEKS
- the lpdA gene encoding dihydrolipoyl dehydrogenase, coding for MARRRLTGVAEHFQTVVLGAGPGGYVAAIRSAQLGMKTAVIEEKYWGGVCLNVGCIPSKALLRNAELAHIFNHQAKTFGMSGDVSFDFGAAFDRSRKVSEGIVKGVHFLMKKNKITEIDGYGKFTDAKTIVVGDREITFDNVIINTGSTVKLLPGVQLSDNVVTYEDQILTRELPKSIVIVGAGAIGMEFGYVLANYGVDVTIVEFLDRVLPNEDADASKAIAKEYKKLGVKVLTSTKVQSVKDNGDSVTVTYKDAKDKDGEITVDKVLMSVGFAPRVEGFGLKNTGVELTDRGAIAIDDFMRTNVDGIYAIGDVTAKLMLAHVAEAQGVVAAEVMAGAETMTLGDYRFMPRATFCQPQVASFGLTEAQAKDEGYNVKATTFPFSANGKAQGLGETAGFAKLLTNADTDELLGGHLVGDNVSEMLPEMTLAHKWDLTAKELARNVHTHPTLSEAMQETFHGALGHMINL
- a CDS encoding class I SAM-dependent methyltransferase codes for the protein MSSIAQQMMHNRLFSQVYERLWRPTFTRLFSLGGSGTADFDKALTAYLSRPGERLMLDVACGPGNYTRRFAEGLTGEGRCIGIDYSPSMLEQAARTNTTDRTSYIRADAHAMPFPDNTFDTVTCLAALYLIPDPLPVIDELVRVTRPGGEVVIFTSVATDLVALPGVRSIAEMSGYRIFGKHEIVDRLDSAGADHVEQTITGQGQYVLAVKPS